CCGTGGAAAAAGGCGGGACGCTGGCCGTCGTCGGCGAATCGGGCAGCGGCAAAACCACGCTGCTGCGCGCGCTGATCGGCCTCGTGCCGCCGGAGGCGGGGTCGGTGGCGCTTTTCGGGCACGATCTGCAGGAGCTCGCCGCGGCGGATCTTTCGAAGATACGCCAGCGCTGCGGTTACGTGCCGCAGGATCCGTACGGAGCGCTGCCGCCGTCGCTGACCGCGCTGGGCGCTGTGATGGAACCGGCGCTCATCGCCCGGCGCGGACGTACGAAAGAAGACGTTCGCGCCAGAGCCAAAGCGATTCTGGCCGAGCTGGGGCTGACGGGCGAGCGCGTCCTCGATTCCCGCGCCGTCGGGCTTTCGGGCGGCCAGCGCCAGCGCGTCGAACTGGCCCGGGCGCTGATGCTCGGGCCGGAATTGCTGCTCTGCGACGAACCGACCTCCATGCAGGACGTGTCGACGCGCGGCGACATCATCGCGGTGTTGCGCCGACACGTGGAGCGCGGCATGAGCCTGATCTTCGTCACTCACGACCTGAAACTGGCGGCCCGCGCCGCCGAACGCATCCTCGTCATGCAGCGCGGGCGCCTTTGCGAGGAGGGGCCCGCCGCCGAAGTGCTGTCCCGTCCTCGGGCTCCTTACACAAAGGCTCTGATCGCGGCGATCCCCGTGCTGCCGGCGAAACCGCTCCCCGGGGCGTGACTGAAGAGAAAGCGTCTCTATCGGGATGGCGGGAATGATGTTATCTTGACATAATTTTGTTACGTTTTTATAATGAATTTACGGTTTCACCCGAACGGGTGATGCTTTTTTCCACGCGTCGGATATGCTGGTATCGGTTTCAAAAACGTGCGCGGGCATCCGGCGGGGGCCGGAAAAGGAAGACGTTTTTGCCGCCGCGCGGCGGCGGAAGCGCGTTTGCGAAAGGAGCATGACGATGAAGGACATTTCTGCGCGAAAAGTTATGAGCGTTCTGACGGCGGCGGGATTGGCCGCCTGTCTGTGCGGCGGCGCGGCCCGGGCCGAAGTCAAAAAGATCGAGGCGACCTATTTCACGCTGGATTACGAGACGGACGCGGGCTGGACCTTCGACGAGAAAAAAGACCTCAAAGACAGCCAGAAGGCTTCGACGCTGCGGATTCGCATTCCCAGCGCGGCCGATCCCAAGAGGAGCGACGCGCTGGTGGACGTCAAGGCGAATATCGAAAATCAGTCGAACTTCCGCCGCTATCTCGAGCAGTTTGGCTTCGACCCGTACGAATACGCGGAAAAGCGTTCCTACACGCTCGTCCCGCTGGGCGGCGTGGACTGCCTCGTCAAAGAAGATTCGTCCAGGATCAACTATCTCGCCCGCGTCGAGGGCGCCGGCGAAACCATCCAGATTTCGGCCGATTCCAAGGAAAAGCTGGAAGACGTCAGAACGCTGCTGAAGGGACTTCAGTTCAAAGTGACCGACGCCGGCAAAAAGGACGGCCCCTGGTACTGGAACGGCACGCCCTACGCCAGCGCCGAACACTCCGCGGAAGTCGGCTCCGTGACGCTGAACAGCAAGCACGTGCCCATCGACCCCATCATCATCCGCTCCGTGATCGGCGGCAACCGCATCTGGTCCGACGGGACCAGGGCGTATATCCTCAGCAACGCCTGCAAACTCGCCGAGTACGCCCTCGACGGCGGCAAACTGGTCAAGAAGGCCGACATCGAGCTTGGCGACAAAGCTAACTACCAGACCATGACCGTCACCGACGACGGCGCGGTCTGGCTGGGCGGGGTCGGCCGCGGCGCCTGCCACATCAAGGACGGCGCCGTCGAGAAAATCAAAGGCCCGCGCGAACTGGTCATGCACCCCTCGGGGACCTGGGGACTCGAGCGCTCCTGCCGCAAGGGCGCGGAGATGAAGAAGTACGAGATCGCCGCGGACGGGACCGTCGCGACCGTCGACTTCCCCCTGGCCGAGATCGACTCTATGGTCAACGCCTATCTGCGCATCGACGCCAACCACATCTACGTCAGCGGCCGCGAAGCCGGTTCCAAGACCACGGCGCTTTTCGTCTACGACCACGGCGGCAAACTGGAAAAGATCCTCAGGGAGCCGGCCCAAAACTCCATGGGCGGCGTCTTCTTCGCGGGCGAAACCGCCAACGGCTTCGTCGCCCTGCCGCTGCAGAGCACTGTGATACTGTGGGACAAGGAAGGCAATCCGATCGGCCGTCTTAACGACGTCAAAAAACTCTACGACAGCCCCACCACCGGCGTGGCCGCCAACGAGGACGGCGTCCTGCTGCCCGGCGGCGGCCTGCTGACGCTGACCCGCCGCGAGCGCGCCGACAAGTCCACCTACGAACTCGTCGTGTTCCGCGTCGACGGATTCTAGGGCTCGTTTATCGTTGAAGAAACGGCCTCCGGCTCCTTGTCGGGAGCGTCGGCAGGCCGTTTTTCGAAAAAGGAGGGAAAATCATGGCCCTGTTCAGCAAGGAACCCTGCGCGTTCTGCGGCAAAGAAGTCGGCATGATGAGCCGCAGCAAGATGAGCAGCAAGGATTACGTCTGCGACGACTGCCGCAAGAAAGGCAACCCCTTCGCGCGCGTCGACCATCTGACCAAGGATCAGGTCGCCGAGATGTTCGCGCGCGCGGAGCGCGACGAGAAGCTCCTCGACGGCATGGAGCTGAGCGACGAATATCTGGACGTCGGCATGGGGAAGGTTATCCATTTCCGCAGCCAGAAGGGCGGCGGCGACATCTTCACGATTTCCACGCCGGAGACCCGACGCTACGAGCATCGTCCCGTGTTCTACTTCAGCAGCATCCGCAAGTGGAACCCCAGCGAGGCCTTCGTCGAGCGCAGCGTCGGCGCCGCGCCGCGCGAAGCCGTGCGCGACTACAGCACTCTGATCACGCTCAAGGAGAAACTGTCCGCCGACAAGAAAAACGACGGCTGGGAGCTCCGTATCCCTTACTTCGACGCCGCCGTTCCCGAGATCCTCATCAAAATTCCCAAAGAAGCCGACGCCGACAAAGTGCAGAGGTTTTACAGGAACATCTGCGGCAAATGCGACTATCGAGTGTCGCGCGGCATTCAAACCGCCCGCGACAAAGAGGATCTGCAGGTGAAGAACGCCTGCAAGACCGCCAACGAAGCGCTGAAAGCGGCGCTCAAGGGCGGCGACGTCAAGGAAGCTCTCGCCGAAGGCCTCCAAAAGTCGATCGACATCGACCAGGGCAAGGTCAGGAAAAAGGGATTCTTCGCCCGGCTCTTCGGGCGGTGAGACCGCGGCTGATACGGTTTTTTCTGCAGGGATCCCGATCGCACATTGCAACGGCATTTGCATAGATGAAAAGAATCTGCATATAATCCAAGGATTATATGCAGATTCTTTTTGCGGGAACTCGTTTATCTGCATATAATATGGTAAGATGATATGCAGATAGGAGAAGATACAATGAGACGATTCGATTATTCTTTCCTTAATAATGGACTGTTGCCCGCAAAGTTTGTGAACCTTACGGCAAGCATTACGAGCCTGAAAACGATGGCCGGGGTTCGGAAAGAGGAATACGTCCGTGTTTTCACGGAATTGGAAGCCATCGCGAAGGTACAATCGGTAAAGAGTTCCAATGCGATCGAGGGGATTGTTACCAGCGATGAACGTATCGCGGCGATCGTGAATCAGAATAGTGCACCGCTGAATCACACCGAAGCGGAGATCGCCGGGTACAGAGACGCCCTGAATGAAATACATCTGGGCTGCGAGCACATCAACTTCCGCCGGAGTGACATCTTGAGGCTGCATGAAATGCTTTTGTCGGCTGCCGGGCATGAATACGGCGGACGCTACAAGACGGATGACAACGTAATCATGGAAGTCGATGCGTTCGGGAACCGAAAAGTACGGTTTTCTCCTACTCCGGCCGCTGAAACGGAAGCCGCGATGGAACAGCTGGAACTTGCCTATCTGGACGCCTGCGGCGACGCCAACGTCAATCAGCTCTTGTTGATCCCGTGCGTGATTCTGGATTTTCTGTGTATCCATCCCTTCCGAGACGGCAACGGAAGAATGTCGCGACTCTTATCGCTCCTGCTGCTGTACAAAAGCGGTCATGACGTGGGGAAATATGTCTCTTTCGAGGAGCAGATCAACAATCGCAAGGCGTATTACTATGAGGCGCTGCGGCGATCTTCTGATGGCTGGCGCACAAATGAAAACACCTATTTCCCGTTTATCGAGAACTTCCTGTCCACTTTGTATATGTGCTATAAAGAGCTGGATAAGCGTTTCGCCGTAGTCCACGGGAGAAAAATCACCAAAAAGGCACGCATTGAATCGACCGTATTGAACAGCCTGACGCCGCTCTCCAAAGCCGAGATATGCAAGATCCTCCCGGACGTCAGCCCAACGACGGTGGAGGCCGTGTTGGGAGCCATGGTAAAAGCCGGTGCCATTAAACGCATTGGTGCTGGCAGGGCGTCGAGATATGCAAAGGCGTAAAAAGCGGACAAAAAGCTCAAGGTGGAGGCCGGGATTCTCAAGCAGGCATCCTGTGCCGCCCTGATAGACGGCGCTCAAGGGCGGCGGCGTCAAGGAAGCGCTCGCCGGGGGCCTTTAGAAGTCAATCGACATCGACCAGGACAAGGTCAAGAAAAAGGGATTCTTCGCCCGGCTCTTCGGGCGCTGAGGGCTCGATCGCCGAAATGAACGCAGGCCCCCGCGGGACGTAAAGGCGCAAGGAAACTTCGAAACGGAATATACGAAAAAAGAGGACGCCTCGATCGATCTTGAACTGCCCCCCAAAAGTCTAACTTTTGGGGGGCAGTTCATTTCGAGACGTCCTCTTTTTTTGCGCAAATCTATTTTTGATGACGACCGCTGAAAACGACCTGCGGATATTGCGGATTTTTTTCCGGAGCGAACCGTTCGGAACGCCGCGAATCGTTGCGAACGCCGCGGTTTTTATTTACGAACGGCGAAAATGCAAACGCAAACAATGAGTTATCTTTACACGGGGGGGGGTATGATATGCTCTTCACTGTTTGCCCATATACAATTTGAATGCGTTTGTTTTATCAATCGAATTTGTTTTTGTAGTAAAAACAAAAAAGGAGGAGATGTGGTACATGGGTTCGATTTACGAAGAGGTGGAAAACAAGGCTCGAAAATGCCATGCAGAAGCGCCCGGGATCGTCGGCGTAAGACGCGCCGCGGTCCTGGTATGCGCTCTGGCGTTGGCCGTCGGGAGCTTTGAACCGTCGCGGGCGTCGGTGATCGACGAGAGCTATGTGGAGATTGCGAGAGGGGCCGAGGCGAATCATACGAAGGCGATCGCCGTCGGCAATAAGGCCAAAGCAAAGGGAGAGGAAAGTATCGCGATAGGCTACGAGGCGGAAGCCAACAATCCGCAGCAATCTAATTATGCGGTTCCGGCAATCGCCATCGGCTCCCGGGCGCGGGCGCTGAAAAGCAATGCCATCGCTTTCGGCACGCTGAGCACCGCGCACGGCAACCGCAGTATCGCCATCGGTTCCGGCGCGGTGGCCGACGACTTTACGACGTCGTTGGGCTGGATGGCCGGCTCGACGAGCAAGGTCAAAGGAGAGCATGGCGTTATTCCCGTAGGGAAGTTCAAATCGAGCAAAGAAAGCGTTTTTATCGGAAAGAACGCAGGCCGCGACATCGAAGGCAAGGATAACGTCGTTATCGGCAATTATGGGGCCGAAGGCGTTCCCGAAGATGGCTCTTATGTACAAGGCAACACGCCGGGCGACAACGCAGGACATTTCGTAGGCATCACGGCGATCGGCCGGAGCGCTCTGGTCAAAGGCGACAACGGCGTGGCTCTGGGCAAGGAAGCCAAGGCCATGGGGACCTCTGGCGTGGCCGTAGGTCATCTTGCCAATGCAAAAAAGAATTTTGACATAGCCTTAGGTTACAAGGCTGAAGCCGAAGGGGTTCCCCCTTCTTCCAGTAGCACCGGCGGTTCGGCAATGGCTTTGGGCACGAGCGCCCACGCCGCGGGTATGAACGCGGTCAGCATTGGCAACGGAGCGTCTGCGACGAATACTTCCACCATCGCACTGGGGGGCAAGGCCGAAGGACAC
This sequence is a window from Pyramidobacter sp. YE332. Protein-coding genes within it:
- a CDS encoding ABC transporter ATP-binding protein; translation: MAVEATIRVHNLFVSFRSKNGGEHRAVAGLSFAVEKGGTLAVVGESGSGKTTLLRALIGLVPPEAGSVALFGHDLQELAAADLSKIRQRCGYVPQDPYGALPPSLTALGAVMEPALIARRGRTKEDVRARAKAILAELGLTGERVLDSRAVGLSGGQRQRVELARALMLGPELLLCDEPTSMQDVSTRGDIIAVLRRHVERGMSLIFVTHDLKLAARAAERILVMQRGRLCEEGPAAEVLSRPRAPYTKALIAAIPVLPAKPLPGA
- a CDS encoding DUF4428 domain-containing protein → MALFSKEPCAFCGKEVGMMSRSKMSSKDYVCDDCRKKGNPFARVDHLTKDQVAEMFARAERDEKLLDGMELSDEYLDVGMGKVIHFRSQKGGGDIFTISTPETRRYEHRPVFYFSSIRKWNPSEAFVERSVGAAPREAVRDYSTLITLKEKLSADKKNDGWELRIPYFDAAVPEILIKIPKEADADKVQRFYRNICGKCDYRVSRGIQTARDKEDLQVKNACKTANEALKAALKGGDVKEALAEGLQKSIDIDQGKVRKKGFFARLFGR
- a CDS encoding Fic family protein, translating into MRRFDYSFLNNGLLPAKFVNLTASITSLKTMAGVRKEEYVRVFTELEAIAKVQSVKSSNAIEGIVTSDERIAAIVNQNSAPLNHTEAEIAGYRDALNEIHLGCEHINFRRSDILRLHEMLLSAAGHEYGGRYKTDDNVIMEVDAFGNRKVRFSPTPAAETEAAMEQLELAYLDACGDANVNQLLLIPCVILDFLCIHPFRDGNGRMSRLLSLLLLYKSGHDVGKYVSFEEQINNRKAYYYEALRRSSDGWRTNENTYFPFIENFLSTLYMCYKELDKRFAVVHGRKITKKARIESTVLNSLTPLSKAEICKILPDVSPTTVEAVLGAMVKAGAIKRIGAGRASRYAKA